One segment of Hippopotamus amphibius kiboko isolate mHipAmp2 chromosome 4, mHipAmp2.hap2, whole genome shotgun sequence DNA contains the following:
- the LOC130852328 gene encoding thymosin beta-10-like — translation MSDTLDMGEIASLDKAKLKKTEVQEKNTLLTQETLEQEKQAK, via the coding sequence ATGTCAGATACGTTGGACATGGGGGAAATTGCCAGCTTAGATAAGGCCAAGCTGAAGAAGACAGAGGTGCAAGAGAAGAACACCCTGCTGACCCAAGAGACCCTTGAGCAGGAGAAGCAAGCAAAGTGA